The Paracoccus sp. MC1862 genome includes a window with the following:
- the murF gene encoding UDP-N-acetylmuramoyl-tripeptide--D-alanyl-D-alanine ligase encodes MSLWTSQDAAAATGGRATADWVAEGISIDTRTIRRGDLFVALKDARDGHDFVAQALEKGAAAALVSRIPESVPPDAPLLIVPDVLPALEALGRAARVRSAAKVLAITGSVGKTSTKDMAAAALAGQGRVHAAEASLNNHWGVPLTLARMPADTDWAILELGMNHPGEIAPLSRMARPHVAMITTVAPAHMEAFGSLEGIAVEKASIFEGLEPAGHAILPEDLPVTQILRDAADRAGAIVVGFGQGGVAQPLSSAVTEGETHVRARVLGETLDFTIATAGAHFAMNAVGVLAAVTALGADPRAAAKNLSDWRPYKGRGGVERIGGIMLIDDSYNANPTSLAAGLATLDAMPPGRRVAILGDMLELGEDETALHCGIADYPQMQGVALVHACGPRMRHLMDALPEDRRGIWSEDAADLCARASELVRDGDVVFVKGSKGSRVASVVDAIRRARQTPASDNNKG; translated from the coding sequence ATGAGCCTCTGGACTTCGCAGGATGCCGCCGCCGCGACCGGCGGCCGCGCGACTGCCGACTGGGTGGCCGAGGGTATTTCCATCGACACCCGAACGATTCGTCGGGGCGATCTGTTCGTGGCCCTGAAGGATGCCCGCGACGGCCACGACTTTGTGGCGCAGGCGCTGGAAAAGGGGGCCGCCGCCGCGCTGGTCAGCCGCATCCCAGAGAGCGTTCCCCCGGATGCGCCGCTGCTCATCGTCCCCGATGTCCTGCCCGCTCTGGAAGCCTTGGGCCGCGCCGCGCGGGTCCGCAGCGCCGCGAAGGTGCTGGCGATCACCGGCTCGGTCGGCAAGACCTCGACCAAGGACATGGCCGCCGCCGCGCTTGCCGGGCAGGGCCGGGTCCATGCCGCCGAGGCAAGCCTGAACAACCACTGGGGTGTGCCACTGACCCTGGCGCGGATGCCGGCAGATACTGACTGGGCGATCCTCGAACTCGGCATGAACCATCCGGGGGAAATCGCGCCCCTGTCGCGCATGGCCCGCCCCCATGTGGCGATGATCACCACCGTCGCCCCCGCCCACATGGAGGCCTTCGGCAGCCTTGAAGGCATCGCGGTGGAAAAGGCCTCGATCTTCGAGGGGCTTGAACCTGCGGGCCACGCCATCCTCCCCGAGGACCTGCCCGTGACGCAGATCCTGCGCGACGCTGCCGACCGTGCCGGCGCCATCGTCGTCGGCTTTGGCCAGGGCGGCGTAGCGCAGCCCCTGTCCTCGGCGGTCACGGAAGGAGAAACCCACGTCCGCGCCCGCGTGTTGGGCGAGACGCTGGACTTCACCATCGCCACCGCAGGCGCGCATTTCGCCATGAACGCGGTGGGCGTGCTGGCCGCTGTCACCGCGCTGGGTGCTGACCCCAGGGCCGCCGCCAAGAATCTATCCGACTGGCGCCCCTACAAGGGCCGGGGCGGAGTCGAACGGATCGGCGGGATCATGCTGATCGACGACAGCTACAACGCCAACCCGACCAGCCTCGCGGCGGGCCTCGCTACGTTGGATGCGATGCCGCCCGGTCGTCGGGTTGCCATCCTCGGCGACATGCTGGAACTGGGCGAGGACGAGACTGCCCTGCACTGTGGCATCGCCGATTATCCGCAAATGCAGGGGGTTGCGCTGGTCCATGCCTGCGGTCCCCGGATGCGCCACCTGATGGACGCGCTGCCCGAGGACAGGCGCGGCATCTGGTCCGAGGACGCCGCCGACCTCTGCGCCCGCGCGAGCGAACTGGTCCGCGACGGAGACGTGGTCTTCGTGAAGGGATCGAAGGGCTCGCGCGTGGCAAGCGTGGTTGACGCGATCCGCCGGGCGCGGCAGACGCCCGCATCAGATAACAACAAGGGGTAA
- a CDS encoding penicillin-binding protein 2, translating to MIRTPLRPLARILSARQAGQDPDEIEAEQRARRHAEIQGRARRRAEGRIKLMVLGFMVAFGTVGLRMGALASSQPVEPRAHASGAQIISQRADIVDRRGRVLATNLSTHALYAHPHDLVDPETAAEKLARIFPDLNAERLKRDLTGERKFVWIKKKLSPEQMQAVHDIGEPGLVFGPREMRLYPNGRLASHILGGSQFGAEGVSSAEVLGMAGVEKAFDRWLRDPANAGAPLQLSIDLTAQAAMEEVLGNSIKVMNAKGATGILMEVKSGEIVAMASLPDFDPNDRPRPLTQGDPSDSPLFNRAVQGVYELGSTFKIFPIAQAIDEGLVNGNTMINASSPMKIGKYLIHDFHNYGGQLSVRDVLGKSSNVGTVRIAQMLGAERQQKFLKDLGFFEPTTVEMTEAPTGKPIVPSRWPAVTAATVSFGHGLAASPLHLASAFATIANDGRRVRPTLVHRKESVQGEQVLSPAAAKQARDLLRHVVTNGTARQAEVAGYQVGGKTGTADKPRPNGGYYKNRNVSTFASMYPTDDPAYVLVVTLDEPKVSAAGGGEMRTAGATAAPVAAALIQRLSPTLGLQPDGVDLPVIEPRPADAVRVSAK from the coding sequence ATGATCCGCACCCCCTTGCGCCCGCTGGCCCGCATCCTCAGCGCCCGGCAGGCCGGACAGGACCCCGACGAGATCGAGGCCGAGCAGCGCGCCCGCCGCCATGCCGAGATCCAGGGCCGCGCCCGCCGCCGGGCCGAGGGGCGGATCAAGCTGATGGTGCTGGGCTTCATGGTCGCCTTCGGCACGGTGGGCCTGCGGATGGGGGCTCTGGCCAGCAGCCAGCCGGTGGAACCCCGCGCCCATGCCTCGGGGGCGCAGATCATCTCGCAGCGAGCCGACATCGTGGACCGGCGCGGGCGGGTGCTGGCCACGAACCTGTCCACCCACGCGCTTTACGCCCACCCCCACGACCTCGTGGACCCCGAGACGGCTGCCGAGAAGCTGGCCCGCATCTTTCCCGACCTGAATGCCGAGAGGCTCAAGCGTGACCTGACCGGCGAGCGCAAGTTCGTCTGGATCAAGAAGAAGCTGTCCCCCGAACAGATGCAGGCCGTCCATGACATCGGCGAGCCGGGCCTCGTCTTCGGCCCGCGCGAGATGCGGCTTTACCCGAACGGGCGGCTCGCCAGCCATATCCTCGGAGGTTCCCAGTTCGGGGCGGAAGGCGTCAGTTCCGCCGAGGTGCTGGGCATGGCGGGCGTCGAAAAGGCCTTCGACCGCTGGTTGCGCGACCCGGCCAATGCGGGCGCCCCCCTGCAGCTGTCCATCGACCTGACCGCGCAGGCGGCGATGGAGGAAGTGCTGGGCAACAGCATCAAGGTCATGAACGCCAAGGGCGCGACCGGCATCCTGATGGAGGTGAAGTCGGGCGAGATCGTCGCCATGGCAAGCCTGCCCGACTTCGATCCCAACGACCGGCCGCGGCCGCTGACCCAGGGCGACCCCTCGGACAGCCCGCTGTTCAACCGGGCGGTGCAGGGGGTCTATGAGCTTGGCTCGACCTTCAAGATCTTTCCCATTGCTCAGGCGATCGACGAGGGGCTGGTCAACGGCAACACCATGATCAACGCCTCCTCGCCCATGAAGATCGGGAAATACCTGATCCACGACTTTCACAACTATGGCGGCCAGTTGTCGGTGCGCGACGTGCTGGGCAAGTCCTCGAACGTGGGCACCGTACGGATCGCGCAGATGCTGGGGGCGGAACGGCAGCAGAAGTTCCTCAAGGACCTGGGCTTCTTCGAGCCGACCACCGTCGAGATGACCGAGGCACCGACGGGCAAACCCATCGTGCCATCGCGCTGGCCGGCGGTGACGGCGGCTACCGTGTCCTTCGGCCACGGGCTGGCGGCGAGCCCGCTGCATCTGGCATCCGCCTTCGCCACCATCGCCAACGATGGCCGCCGGGTGCGCCCGACGCTGGTGCACCGCAAGGAGTCCGTGCAGGGCGAGCAGGTGCTGTCGCCGGCTGCGGCGAAGCAGGCGCGGGATCTGCTGCGCCATGTCGTGACCAACGGCACCGCGCGGCAGGCCGAGGTCGCGGGCTATCAGGTCGGCGGCAAGACCGGCACCGCCGACAAGCCCCGCCCCAATGGCGGCTACTACAAGAACCGCAACGTTTCGACCTTTGCATCCATGTATCCGACCGACGATCCGGCCTATGTGCTGGTGGTGACTCTGGACGAGCCCAAGGTGTCCGCCGCCGGCGGGGGCGAGATGCGGACCGCCGGCGCCACCGCCGCGCCGGTCGCGGCCGCCCTGATCCAGCGGCTGTCACCCACGCTGGGCCTGCAGCCCGACGGGGTGGACCTGCCCGTCATTGAACCCCGTCCGGCCGATGCCGTAAGGGTCTCGGCGAAATAA
- a CDS encoding UDP-N-acetylmuramoyl-L-alanyl-D-glutamate--2,6-diaminopimelate ligase → MENDKAMSLSRLGLRAGDGSNPRITGLSVDSRHVRDGHLFAALPGSALHGGEFIQYALRQGAAAILTDRQGAGIAAAELAAFPAALVVAEDPRAALAGAAALWFETQPETVVAVTGTSGKTSVTNFTRQIWQALGLKAISLGTMGVEGDYTAKLAHTTPEPVTLHRVLSEAADAGVTYAAMEASSHGLDQRRLDGVRVAAGAFTNFSQDHLDYHHDFDSYFAAKALLFNHILEPGAAAVICTDDARGREAAQIARDRGLRLMTYGRAEGCDLRILAQRYDATGQELRFSVKGRTHLIRLNLIGGFQAENVLCAAGLCLATGSDESRVIAALPGLTTVRGRMELAAQRQNGAAVFVDYAHKPGAVIAALQSLRPHVMGRIIAVIGAGGDRDRGKRPLMGEAARQHADVVYVTDDNPRTEDPAAIRAEVMAGAGPDATEVGDRAEAILRAVDALEPGDALLIMGKGHETGQIIGSDVFPFDDAEQASVAVAALDGMI, encoded by the coding sequence ATGGAGAACGACAAGGCCATGAGCCTGTCCCGGTTGGGGCTGCGGGCAGGAGATGGAAGCAATCCCCGGATCACCGGCCTTTCGGTCGATTCGCGCCATGTCCGAGACGGGCATCTGTTCGCGGCGCTGCCCGGATCGGCGCTGCACGGGGGCGAGTTCATCCAGTATGCCCTGCGGCAGGGAGCGGCGGCAATCCTGACCGACAGGCAGGGCGCCGGGATCGCGGCGGCCGAGCTTGCTGCATTCCCTGCCGCGCTGGTCGTGGCCGAAGACCCTCGCGCGGCGCTGGCCGGCGCGGCTGCACTGTGGTTCGAGACGCAGCCCGAGACGGTCGTGGCGGTCACGGGGACCTCTGGCAAGACTTCGGTCACGAACTTCACCCGCCAGATCTGGCAGGCGCTGGGGCTGAAAGCGATCAGCCTTGGGACCATGGGCGTGGAAGGGGATTATACGGCGAAGTTGGCCCACACGACGCCCGAGCCGGTAACACTGCACCGCGTGCTGTCCGAAGCGGCTGACGCCGGAGTGACTTATGCGGCGATGGAGGCATCCTCGCACGGCCTCGACCAGCGCCGTCTGGACGGAGTGCGGGTCGCGGCGGGGGCCTTCACCAACTTCAGCCAGGACCACCTGGACTATCACCATGACTTCGACAGCTACTTCGCCGCCAAAGCGCTGCTGTTCAACCACATCCTCGAACCCGGCGCGGCGGCGGTCATCTGCACCGACGACGCGCGCGGGCGCGAGGCCGCGCAGATCGCCCGCGACCGTGGCTTGAGGCTTATGACCTACGGCCGGGCTGAGGGCTGCGACCTGCGCATCCTTGCCCAGCGCTATGACGCGACGGGGCAGGAGCTGCGGTTTTCCGTGAAAGGCCGGACCCACCTGATCCGCCTGAACCTGATCGGCGGCTTCCAGGCGGAAAACGTCCTGTGCGCGGCGGGCCTGTGCCTTGCCACCGGGTCTGACGAATCCCGCGTCATCGCCGCGCTTCCCGGCCTGACCACCGTGCGCGGCCGGATGGAACTTGCCGCCCAGCGCCAGAACGGTGCGGCGGTTTTCGTGGACTACGCCCACAAGCCCGGCGCCGTGATCGCGGCGCTGCAATCCCTGCGTCCTCATGTGATGGGCCGCATCATCGCCGTGATCGGCGCGGGCGGCGACCGCGACCGGGGCAAGCGCCCTCTGATGGGCGAGGCCGCCCGGCAGCACGCCGACGTGGTCTATGTCACCGACGACAACCCCCGGACCGAGGACCCCGCCGCCATCCGCGCCGAGGTCATGGCGGGCGCGGGCCCGGATGCGACCGAGGTCGGCGACCGCGCCGAGGCGATCCTGCGCGCCGTGGACGCGCTGGAACCGGGCGATGCGCTGCTCATCATGGGCAAGGGGCACGAGACGGGGCAGATCATCGGCTCGGACGTCTTCCCCTTCGACGACGCCGAACAGGCCTCGGTCGCCGTCGCTGCGCTGGACGGCATGATATGA